In one Geotoga petraea genomic region, the following are encoded:
- the yihA gene encoding ribosome biogenesis GTP-binding protein YihA/YsxC: protein MIKKAELYKTVYRIDQLPPEDKPEVAFAGRSNVGKSSLLNSLMKIKIAKTSSKPGKTRSINYYLVNDNYYFVDLPGYGFASVAKTEREKWNELMNNYFINRMNLKMVYVLIDHRHKPQKNDHMMIQWLKSLNMPFMIVLTKSDKLNQSEKIKKLNEIKNELSVYGEYIYFQTSANKNKGIEELTNSILAFLK, encoded by the coding sequence ATGATTAAGAAAGCAGAACTTTATAAAACAGTTTATAGAATAGACCAATTACCACCAGAAGACAAACCAGAAGTGGCGTTTGCAGGAAGATCAAATGTAGGTAAATCAAGTCTTTTAAATTCTTTAATGAAAATAAAGATAGCAAAAACAAGTTCAAAACCAGGTAAAACTCGTTCTATAAACTATTATTTAGTCAATGATAATTATTATTTTGTTGACCTACCTGGATATGGATTTGCTTCTGTAGCTAAGACAGAAAGAGAAAAGTGGAATGAACTCATGAACAATTATTTTATTAACAGAATGAACCTAAAAATGGTTTATGTTTTGATAGATCATAGGCATAAGCCACAAAAAAATGATCATATGATGATTCAATGGCTAAAAAGCCTCAACATGCCTTTTATGATAGTTTTAACAAAATCAGATAAATTAAATCAAAGTGAAAAAATAAAAAAATTGAATGAAATAAAAAATGAATTATCAGTTTATGGAGAATACATCTATTTTCAAACATCTGCTAATAAAAATAAAGGAATAGAAGAATTAACTAATTCTATACTAGCATTCTTGAAATAA
- a CDS encoding NAD(P)H-hydrate dehydratase, producing the protein MYIVNSKEMKNIDELTISKGLQESILMEQAAFSVKEIVEDLNPKKILVMAGTGNNGGDGLAVARLLKNDGYDVQVYIIGNEENASYGFVNQKDICKEYQVDFIDEIKDLNNFDVLVDGIIGVGLAGEIKGELLDIIDHVNSCNCKVVSIDIPTGISSDTGKIMKKAIKADITVTFGYLKIGHLLYPGRSYSGEIKLSQMSFYKGYEKNLKRFLLTEEKIRDILPKRPKDSHKYNFGSIAVIAGSKEYSGAPILSALGAQLSGAGMVYLITPSYTPILEHEPSVIYTDFNKNYFEKNDLIKIKGKIEKSDVILIGPGIGQNSNDFIKEILEKYSHKKIVIDADAIGVIKKVKTNKNMLITPHAGEFQKLLKKEIESIEDIENYSLEKNINVLYKSTTSLITDGDNSYFNVFGNDALSKGGTGDLVSGVIASYIAQGCTVIDSTLIATYLVYKTGYDLGIENTNFTVTPLQIAKNLNRELIKLRGD; encoded by the coding sequence ATGTATATTGTAAATTCAAAAGAAATGAAAAATATTGATGAATTAACAATTTCAAAAGGCCTTCAAGAAAGTATTTTGATGGAACAAGCAGCTTTTTCAGTTAAAGAAATAGTCGAAGATTTAAATCCAAAAAAAATTTTGGTTATGGCTGGTACTGGAAATAATGGGGGAGATGGACTTGCTGTAGCAAGACTTCTGAAAAATGATGGTTATGATGTTCAGGTTTATATAATAGGAAATGAAGAGAATGCATCTTACGGCTTTGTTAACCAAAAAGACATATGTAAAGAATATCAAGTAGATTTTATTGATGAAATTAAAGATTTAAATAATTTTGATGTTTTAGTTGATGGCATAATAGGTGTAGGATTGGCTGGTGAGATAAAAGGAGAACTTTTGGACATAATAGATCATGTAAACTCTTGTAATTGCAAAGTAGTTTCAATAGACATACCAACTGGAATTTCTTCTGATACAGGAAAAATAATGAAAAAAGCAATAAAAGCTGATATAACTGTAACTTTTGGTTATTTAAAAATAGGACATCTACTATATCCGGGGAGGAGTTATTCTGGAGAAATCAAACTTAGCCAAATGTCTTTTTATAAAGGGTATGAAAAAAATTTAAAAAGGTTTTTATTAACAGAAGAAAAGATTAGAGATATTTTACCAAAAAGGCCAAAAGACTCACACAAATATAACTTTGGTTCTATTGCAGTAATTGCAGGGAGTAAAGAGTATTCAGGAGCTCCTATATTATCAGCTTTAGGAGCACAATTAAGTGGTGCAGGAATGGTCTATTTAATCACCCCTTCTTATACTCCCATATTGGAGCATGAGCCTTCAGTAATTTATACAGATTTTAACAAAAACTACTTTGAAAAAAACGATTTGATAAAAATAAAAGGCAAAATTGAAAAAAGTGATGTAATATTAATAGGGCCTGGTATAGGGCAAAATTCAAACGATTTTATAAAAGAAATATTAGAAAAATATTCTCATAAAAAGATTGTGATTGATGCTGATGCAATAGGAGTTATAAAAAAAGTAAAGACTAATAAAAATATGTTAATAACACCTCATGCTGGAGAGTTTCAAAAATTATTAAAAAAAGAAATAGAAAGTATTGAAGATATAGAAAATTATTCTTTAGAAAAAAATATAAACGTTCTCTATAAAAGCACAACATCGTTAATAACAGATGGTGATAATAGTTATTTTAATGTATTTGGAAACGACGCCCTTTCAAAAGGTGGAACCGGTGATCTTGTTTCAGGAGTTATTGCTTCTTATATAGCCCAAGGTTGTACTGTAATAGATTCTACATTGATTGCCACATATTTAGTTTATAAAACAGGGTATGACTTGGGAATAGAAAACACCAATTTTACTGTAACTCCTTTACAAATAGCAAAAAATTTAAACAGAGAATTAATAAAATTAAGAGGTGATTGA
- the tig gene encoding trigger factor, giving the protein MDKQLISEDKNLKKFLVKFEENEYKKAENDVVKEVNKNYKFPGFRKGKAPVGIIKMKLGENYDNWVNDILLEDAIQEIQNNEKTLFPPKVDSTANDGGIFEVEITVHTYPKVKSTDFENIKVEIPKSESIIEKFVEDKINELLEQNAILEPKEGNAEYGDFVRVTYTVKNQDGKVLQEDKENEYTLREDDNRPIVTEVVGKSKGDVIEYEKEFEDKKYFYKVNLEDIYLRKMPELTEEFVKELDSDVQSLEDLKNKFRSEGKEQYESWNQDFIRNYIIGELPDHTEIEISGQTIEEYCENYIAQLKKEEKYEEELQKNDNDVEKLKENVKDSSLRWIKELVVVDELAKENNIEVSDEEITNAIKNISQMWQMPYERTREAIYSNQKLLNDVVWDTLKNKVVDVIKDKVKIEEVDAEKFEKNDNNGINEEE; this is encoded by the coding sequence ATGGATAAGCAGTTAATATCGGAAGATAAAAATTTAAAAAAGTTTTTAGTAAAGTTTGAAGAAAATGAGTACAAAAAAGCAGAAAATGACGTTGTAAAAGAAGTTAATAAAAATTACAAATTTCCAGGTTTTAGAAAGGGTAAAGCCCCTGTAGGTATAATAAAAATGAAATTGGGTGAAAATTATGATAATTGGGTTAACGACATTCTTTTAGAAGATGCCATTCAAGAAATTCAAAACAATGAAAAAACTTTATTCCCACCAAAAGTTGATTCAACAGCAAACGACGGAGGAATTTTTGAAGTTGAAATCACTGTTCATACATACCCTAAAGTAAAAAGTACAGATTTTGAAAATATAAAAGTAGAAATACCAAAATCAGAATCAATAATCGAAAAATTTGTTGAAGATAAAATCAATGAACTTTTAGAACAAAACGCAATTTTAGAACCTAAAGAAGGCAATGCGGAATATGGAGATTTTGTAAGAGTAACATATACTGTTAAAAATCAAGATGGTAAAGTTCTTCAAGAAGATAAAGAAAATGAATATACTTTAAGAGAAGATGACAATAGACCTATAGTTACAGAGGTTGTTGGAAAGTCAAAAGGCGATGTAATAGAATATGAAAAAGAGTTTGAAGATAAAAAATATTTCTATAAAGTTAACTTGGAAGATATTTATTTAAGGAAAATGCCTGAATTGACAGAAGAATTTGTTAAAGAGTTAGATTCAGATGTGCAATCATTAGAAGATTTAAAAAATAAATTCAGATCTGAAGGAAAAGAACAATATGAATCTTGGAATCAGGATTTTATAAGAAATTACATTATCGGTGAATTGCCTGACCATACAGAAATTGAAATATCAGGCCAAACAATAGAAGAATATTGTGAAAATTATATTGCCCAATTAAAAAAAGAGGAAAAATACGAAGAAGAATTACAAAAAAATGACAATGATGTGGAAAAATTAAAAGAGAATGTAAAAGACTCTTCTTTAAGATGGATCAAAGAATTGGTTGTAGTTGATGAACTTGCAAAAGAAAACAACATAGAAGTTTCAGATGAAGAAATAACAAACGCGATAAAAAATATTTCTCAAATGTGGCAAATGCCATACGAAAGGACAAGAGAAGCTATTTATTCAAACCAAAAATTATTAAACGATGTAGTATGGGACACATTAAAAAATAAAGTTGTAGATGTGATCAAAGATAAGGTAAAAATTGAAGAAGTTGATGCTGAAAAATTTGAAAAAAATGACAATAATGGTATTAACGAAGAAGAATAA
- the lon gene encoding endopeptidase La: protein MVEKNDYIEKFIDESNKKNIPEQLPAIATRSKMIIYPNSVIPMFVGREKSLKALEVALEKHDNYIFLVSQKKLEDEKPKVSDLYRVGTIAKIVQVSKLPNGDLKVVVEGVKRGKIKKTVQDKKYFMFNVIQIDLEIKSTKKLEALARKIKDLLQNYMELTKKFPQEAIMAIEETSDPEIISDLVASIMPLELKEKQNLLEITVTEKRLKTELEILTREIELLEIEENLETTVKEKIQKNQREYYLREKMNVIKEELSDEDDEDIKEIKEKIKTGDYPKEVKEKVENEIERLNKMSPYSPEANVIRTYLDWLIEIPWNKKTEDNINIKKAEEILEKNHYGLEEPKERIMEFLSVRKLAKNSKAPILCFVGAPGVGKTTLGKSIAEATGRKFGRLSLGGVRDESEIRGHRRTYVGAMPGRIVQKIRKLQSMNPVIVLDEIDKLGVSFQGDPGAALLEVLDPEQNVDFVDHYLELPIDLSETIFVTTANVMHTIPPALKDRMEIIYISGYTDIEKYKIAQNYIIPKLLKEHGLSEKTFNISYKAVKDLISKYTREAGVRELEKKIAKIMRKSALKYSENEKRVKVGANNLHNFLGAPPYFDSEKNEKPEVGSVTGLAWTAYGGTILHVEVLSLSGKGRLITTGQLGDVMKESAKIALSLSRKLVESKHTEKGTLFEKKDFHIHLPEGAVPKDGPSAGVTLTTALISVVLNKEIRNDIAMTGETTLRGKVLPVGGIKEKVLSAYRSGIKEVILPKANEKDVEKIPEEIRKNIKFDFVSQIEEVLKIALIGSDFND, encoded by the coding sequence ATGGTTGAAAAAAATGATTATATAGAAAAATTTATAGATGAATCGAACAAAAAAAACATTCCCGAACAATTGCCAGCAATAGCAACAAGGTCAAAAATGATAATATATCCTAATTCAGTGATACCTATGTTTGTTGGTAGGGAAAAATCTTTAAAAGCATTGGAAGTAGCTTTAGAAAAACATGATAACTATATTTTTTTAGTTTCACAAAAGAAACTTGAAGATGAAAAACCAAAGGTATCTGATCTTTACAGAGTTGGAACAATTGCAAAGATAGTACAAGTTTCTAAACTTCCAAATGGGGATTTAAAAGTTGTTGTTGAAGGAGTAAAAAGAGGAAAGATAAAAAAAACAGTGCAAGATAAAAAATATTTTATGTTCAATGTAATTCAAATAGATTTAGAAATAAAAAGTACTAAAAAGTTAGAGGCTTTGGCTAGGAAGATAAAAGATCTCTTACAAAATTATATGGAACTAACTAAAAAGTTTCCCCAAGAAGCTATAATGGCTATAGAAGAAACTTCTGATCCAGAAATTATAAGTGATCTTGTTGCTTCAATTATGCCTTTAGAATTAAAAGAAAAACAAAACTTATTAGAAATAACCGTTACAGAAAAAAGATTGAAAACCGAATTAGAAATATTAACAAGAGAAATAGAACTTTTAGAAATAGAGGAAAATTTAGAAACTACAGTAAAAGAAAAAATACAAAAAAATCAAAGAGAATATTATTTAAGAGAAAAGATGAACGTTATTAAAGAGGAATTATCAGATGAAGATGATGAAGATATAAAAGAAATAAAAGAAAAAATTAAAACGGGAGACTATCCAAAAGAAGTTAAAGAAAAAGTAGAAAATGAAATAGAGAGGCTTAATAAAATGTCTCCGTATTCTCCTGAAGCCAATGTAATAAGAACCTATTTAGATTGGTTGATAGAAATACCCTGGAATAAAAAAACAGAAGATAACATAAATATAAAAAAAGCTGAAGAAATTTTAGAGAAAAATCATTATGGATTAGAAGAGCCAAAAGAAAGAATTATGGAATTTTTATCAGTCAGAAAACTTGCAAAAAATTCAAAGGCCCCTATTTTATGTTTTGTAGGAGCTCCTGGTGTTGGCAAAACAACCCTTGGAAAATCAATTGCAGAAGCTACTGGGCGAAAGTTTGGCCGATTGTCTCTTGGGGGTGTAAGAGATGAATCAGAGATAAGAGGGCATAGAAGAACTTATGTAGGGGCTATGCCAGGTAGAATAGTTCAAAAAATAAGGAAGCTACAATCCATGAACCCCGTTATTGTTTTAGATGAGATAGACAAATTAGGAGTCTCTTTTCAAGGGGACCCAGGTGCGGCTTTGTTAGAGGTATTAGATCCTGAACAAAATGTTGATTTTGTAGATCACTACCTTGAATTACCTATAGATCTATCTGAAACGATATTTGTTACAACAGCAAATGTAATGCATACTATTCCACCAGCTTTAAAAGACAGAATGGAAATAATATACATATCTGGTTATACTGATATAGAAAAGTATAAAATAGCACAAAACTATATAATTCCAAAGTTACTGAAAGAACATGGACTTTCCGAAAAGACTTTTAATATTTCTTATAAAGCAGTAAAAGATTTGATATCAAAATATACAAGAGAAGCTGGAGTTAGAGAGCTTGAAAAGAAAATAGCAAAAATAATGAGAAAATCCGCATTAAAATATTCAGAGAATGAAAAGAGAGTTAAAGTCGGGGCTAACAATCTTCACAATTTTCTTGGAGCACCTCCTTATTTCGATTCGGAAAAAAATGAAAAACCTGAAGTAGGTTCTGTGACAGGCTTAGCTTGGACTGCTTATGGTGGTACAATATTACATGTGGAAGTTCTTTCTTTATCTGGGAAAGGAAGGCTTATAACAACTGGACAATTAGGAGATGTAATGAAAGAATCTGCAAAAATAGCCCTATCTCTTTCAAGAAAATTAGTTGAATCAAAACACACAGAAAAGGGAACCTTATTTGAAAAAAAAGATTTTCATATTCATTTACCAGAAGGGGCAGTACCAAAAGATGGCCCATCAGCAGGGGTCACTTTAACGACAGCCTTGATTTCTGTAGTTTTGAATAAAGAGATAAGAAATGATATAGCTATGACAGGTGAAACAACATTAAGAGGCAAGGTTCTGCCAGTGGGAGGAATAAAAGAAAAAGTATTATCAGCTTACAGATCAGGTATTAAAGAAGTTATTCTTCCTAAAGCAAATGAAAAAGATGTTGAAAAAATACCTGAAGAAATTAGAAAAAATATTAAATTCGATTTTGTGAGTCAAATAGAAGAAGTGTTAAAAATAGCTTTGATAGGTAGTGATTTTAATGATTAA
- a CDS encoding thiamine diphosphokinase, translating into MKIKAYIISGGDKTKDLSFYEENLLKTDVKIASDSGIKIFKKLNIKPDYLIGDLDSASNEDIQWAKQNDVQILKYPVQKNEIDSELAIMKAQQLGCKKVFLSSITGSRIDHTLAGIYLLGKYSKLDPEIIEEEYSIGIVKKYKNILTKKNNSWAILPLGEKVEGLTLKGFKYNLFEKNIDKYDSIGVSNKSKEENVTISIKKGIVLYIHYKKTVR; encoded by the coding sequence TTGAAAATTAAAGCGTATATAATTTCAGGAGGGGATAAAACAAAAGATTTATCTTTTTATGAAGAAAATTTATTAAAAACAGATGTAAAAATCGCCTCTGATTCTGGGATAAAAATATTTAAAAAATTAAATATAAAGCCTGATTATCTAATAGGAGACTTAGATTCAGCAAGTAATGAAGATATACAATGGGCAAAACAAAATGACGTACAGATTTTAAAATATCCCGTACAAAAAAATGAGATTGATTCTGAACTTGCAATAATGAAAGCCCAACAGCTTGGATGTAAAAAAGTATTTTTATCCTCAATTACTGGATCCAGAATAGACCACACCTTAGCGGGGATTTACCTACTTGGTAAATATTCAAAATTAGATCCAGAAATTATTGAGGAAGAGTATAGTATAGGTATAGTAAAAAAATATAAAAACATATTAACAAAAAAGAATAATTCGTGGGCCATACTACCTTTGGGTGAAAAAGTAGAGGGACTTACCTTAAAAGGGTTTAAATACAATTTATTTGAAAAAAATATAGATAAATACGATTCCATAGGAGTTAGTAACAAGTCTAAAGAAGAGAACGTCACTATATCTATAAAAAAAGGTATTGTTTTATACATACATTACAAAAAAACAGTGAGGTGA
- a CDS encoding NAD-dependent protein deacylase, whose product MNKYEKLKEFINKSEKIVILSGAGISTNTGIPDFRGKNGIYTNAEIENPELIFDYYYFKDNPELFYRFHKKFLEYVEKAEPTFAYRKIYELEKQNKLLGIITQNIDSLHKIAGNKKVYEIHGGLYDNHCLNCGRNYSYDQVKKKMDKSIVARCDICNSIIKPDIVFFGEAVKHLDESVEIMQKSDLLLILGSSLMVTPAAYLPMYSDADIVIINKGEFSKSYLKEENIKLIFNEDIDEVFKEIYK is encoded by the coding sequence TTGAATAAATATGAAAAATTAAAAGAATTTATAAATAAATCAGAGAAAATCGTAATTTTGTCAGGTGCTGGTATATCTACTAATACAGGCATACCGGATTTTAGAGGTAAAAATGGGATTTATACAAATGCAGAAATTGAAAATCCTGAACTAATATTTGATTATTATTATTTTAAAGATAATCCTGAATTATTTTATAGATTTCATAAAAAATTTTTAGAATATGTTGAAAAAGCTGAACCCACATTTGCTTACAGAAAGATTTATGAACTTGAAAAGCAAAATAAATTGTTAGGAATTATAACTCAGAATATAGATTCTCTACATAAAATAGCTGGAAATAAAAAAGTATACGAAATTCATGGCGGTTTATACGATAATCATTGTTTAAATTGTGGAAGAAATTATAGTTATGATCAAGTAAAGAAGAAAATGGATAAAAGTATTGTTGCAAGATGTGATATATGTAATTCAATAATAAAACCAGACATAGTTTTCTTTGGAGAAGCTGTCAAACATTTGGATGAATCAGTAGAAATTATGCAGAAATCCGATCTACTATTAATATTAGGTTCTTCCCTTATGGTTACTCCAGCTGCTTATTTACCAATGTATTCAGATGCAGATATAGTGATTATTAACAAAGGCGAGTTTTCTAAGTCGTATTTAAAAGAAGAGAATATTAAATTGATCTTCAACGAAGATATAGACGAAGTTTTCAAAGAGATTTATAAATAA
- a CDS encoding metallophosphoesterase: protein MWMIISDTHDNVEKLKKVKQIVKENDVDTIFHCGDYVAPFSLPYIIIDGVQFFGIYGNNDGEILGLNKKSNGIITHGPKSFEHQGHKIYMMHEPYSLKAAENSSLYDFIFFGHTHEIVTRKSVKSLIINPGEACGYLTGKSTLCILNPENKEYKIIEL, encoded by the coding sequence ATGTGGATGATTATTTCAGATACTCACGATAACGTTGAAAAATTGAAAAAAGTAAAACAAATAGTTAAAGAAAATGATGTAGATACAATATTTCATTGTGGTGATTATGTTGCGCCTTTTAGTTTACCTTACATAATAATTGATGGTGTACAATTTTTTGGTATTTATGGAAATAATGACGGTGAAATTTTGGGGTTAAATAAAAAATCAAATGGTATTATCACTCATGGGCCTAAATCTTTTGAACATCAAGGACATAAAATATACATGATGCATGAGCCTTATTCACTAAAAGCCGCTGAAAATTCAAGTTTATATGATTTTATATTTTTTGGGCATACTCACGAGATAGTTACCAGAAAGTCTGTTAAGAGTTTGATTATTAACCCAGGAGAAGCATGTGGCTATTTAACTGGTAAGTCAACTTTATGCATCCTAAATCCAGAAAATAAAGAATACAAAATAATTGAATTATAA
- a CDS encoding ATPase, protein MRSVMIDGSISYNSNSQILNSEYFKEIICELILDSEEKRTSLLPFFEKFKKSNDVVDVRKKYDIDALIQLMIALSVNSVEHVDASPYYGFPKMSNRKETLIIFIESIFNIWRNKHRFMIKNDTFTQTSYNRINKQMMLVKNNSDLKSLVLSLYRQILVNISDTKLKVLRQLPSGAQVGFLIDHPNIKDEAKLNCEWIYDTKFVWSTVFEPPVIFYTRSNKRRGLFKVKDKPILNNIKVENPEDWLMFPIHVNSKLIYILVYKEYLSLAAGLGNLFEFASFNIVENTKPDGIYFFGVSKENFESEEDYNGIIYKEKDGTYVGMVGDDPSIDYFGYMKKMILTIHNLTVIDESRLPIHGALAQIKLMDGRSANVMIMGDSGAGKSETLDALNRLKKQVSEVNILIDDMGSLDILADGTVVAYGTETGAFVRLDDLQPGYAYSAMDRSIFMNPNEVNARVIVPYSNYDEIIKPTKVDYFLYANNYVEIKENEKPLHFFDNAEEAYEIFSKGARMAKGTTAEKGLTYSYFANPFGAIQRKEKHEKIAKHYMSQMIKNGVKVGELRTQLGINGFEEEGPIIAAKNLLSLLTEELE, encoded by the coding sequence ATGAGAAGTGTAATGATTGACGGAAGTATATCTTATAATTCTAATTCTCAAATTCTTAATTCTGAGTACTTTAAAGAAATAATATGTGAATTGATTCTCGATAGCGAAGAAAAAAGAACTTCTTTACTTCCTTTTTTTGAAAAATTCAAGAAATCAAATGATGTAGTTGATGTTAGAAAGAAGTACGACATTGATGCATTGATTCAATTGATGATAGCTTTATCAGTTAATAGTGTAGAACATGTTGATGCATCTCCATATTATGGGTTTCCTAAAATGAGCAATAGAAAAGAAACTTTAATAATTTTTATTGAAAGTATTTTTAATATTTGGAGAAATAAACATAGATTCATGATAAAAAATGATACGTTTACACAGACCTCTTATAATAGAATTAATAAACAAATGATGCTTGTAAAAAATAATTCCGATTTGAAAAGTTTAGTCTTAAGCCTTTATAGACAAATTTTAGTTAATATTTCAGATACAAAATTAAAAGTTTTAAGACAATTACCATCTGGGGCTCAGGTGGGTTTTCTTATAGATCATCCTAATATTAAAGATGAAGCAAAATTAAATTGTGAATGGATATACGATACTAAATTTGTTTGGAGTACTGTATTTGAACCTCCTGTAATCTTTTATACAAGATCAAATAAAAGAAGAGGGTTATTCAAAGTAAAAGACAAACCAATATTAAATAATATAAAAGTTGAAAATCCTGAAGACTGGTTGATGTTTCCCATACACGTTAATTCAAAATTAATATATATTCTTGTATATAAGGAATATTTATCTTTAGCAGCAGGATTAGGTAATCTTTTTGAGTTTGCAAGCTTTAATATAGTTGAAAACACAAAACCAGATGGAATTTATTTTTTTGGAGTTTCAAAAGAAAATTTTGAATCAGAAGAAGATTATAATGGAATTATATATAAAGAAAAAGATGGCACATATGTTGGAATGGTTGGCGATGATCCTTCTATAGACTATTTTGGCTATATGAAGAAGATGATTCTTACAATCCATAATTTGACAGTTATTGATGAGTCAAGATTACCAATTCACGGAGCATTAGCTCAAATTAAATTAATGGATGGTAGATCTGCAAATGTTATGATTATGGGAGATTCTGGCGCAGGTAAATCAGAAACATTAGATGCTTTGAACAGATTAAAAAAGCAAGTTTCAGAAGTAAATATATTAATAGATGATATGGGATCTCTTGACATATTAGCAGACGGTACAGTTGTTGCATATGGTACAGAAACCGGAGCTTTTGTAAGACTGGATGACTTACAACCAGGATACGCTTACTCTGCTATGGATAGAAGCATATTCATGAATCCGAATGAAGTTAATGCAAGAGTAATTGTTCCTTATTCAAATTATGACGAAATAATAAAACCAACGAAAGTAGACTACTTTTTGTATGCAAATAATTATGTTGAAATCAAAGAAAACGAAAAGCCTTTACATTTTTTTGATAATGCAGAAGAAGCTTATGAGATATTTTCTAAAGGGGCAAGAATGGCAAAAGGAACAACAGCCGAAAAAGGACTAACATATAGTTATTTTGCGAATCCTTTTGGGGCAATTCAAAGAAAAGAAAAACATGAAAAAATTGCAAAACATTATATGAGCCAAATGATTAAAAATGGAGTTAAAGTAGGAGAATTAAGAACTCAACTTGGAATAAATGGCTTTGAAGAAGAAGGGCCTATTATAGCGGCTAAAAATTTATTATCGTTATTGACTGAAGAATTAGAATGA
- a CDS encoding WecB/TagA/CpsF family glycosyltransferase → MITENFIEGANVLYGEKNEILNSIYKRFENNQKTWIITLNTLMYMEYFKNDVYKNSFHKADILIPDGIGIVKYMNKKGLKTERCPGIETMKYFCEISGKNDKGIFLLGSRDEVLKKASINIEKEFVTKINGYQNGYFSKERDSEIVDIINFSNADFLFVGMGIPRQEEFILNNYEKLKPKIIMGVGGSIDVFAGEVKRAPILYQKLGIEWFYRMLKEPKRFNKFPELIKFYLKYYLKR, encoded by the coding sequence ATGATTACAGAAAATTTTATAGAGGGAGCAAATGTTCTTTATGGTGAAAAAAATGAGATTTTAAATTCAATTTATAAACGTTTTGAAAATAATCAAAAAACTTGGATAATTACTTTGAATACTTTAATGTATATGGAATATTTTAAAAACGATGTTTATAAGAATTCATTTCATAAAGCTGATATTTTAATCCCTGATGGAATAGGTATAGTTAAATATATGAATAAAAAAGGTTTGAAAACAGAAAGATGTCCAGGTATTGAAACTATGAAATATTTTTGTGAAATTTCCGGAAAGAACGACAAAGGTATTTTTCTTTTAGGAAGTAGAGACGAAGTATTAAAAAAGGCAAGTATAAATATAGAAAAAGAATTTGTTACAAAAATTAATGGTTATCAAAATGGTTACTTTTCTAAAGAAAGAGATAGTGAAATAGTAGATATAATAAATTTTTCAAATGCTGATTTTCTCTTCGTTGGCATGGGAATACCAAGACAAGAAGAATTTATTTTGAACAATTATGAAAAACTTAAACCAAAAATCATAATGGGGGTAGGAGGAAGTATTGACGTTTTTGCTGGAGAAGTTAAACGAGCGCCTATACTATACCAAAAACTTGGTATAGAATGGTTCTATAGAATGCTAAAAGAGCCAAAGAGATTTAACAAATTTCCAGAGTTAATCAAATTTTATTTAAAGTATTATTTAAAGAGATAA